Below is a genomic region from Miniphocaeibacter halophilus.
TAAACATTTGAAAATAAAGCATATTGCCTCCATTATGATACCACAGCTCCTAATATTCCTGCAACAACTATTACCGGAATAGGATGAACTTTTTTAAAAGCTACTAAATAAAAACTCACTGTAAATACTATTACAGCAAATACATTATTAACACCTTCTAAAAATATAGAAAGAAATCCTGCTCCTATTAAACCAACTACTACAACTCTAATACCTTTTAAAAACCATTCTAAATAAATATTGCCTTTAAATTTTTTAATAAAGAAAAACATTATTGTTACCAATATAACAGATGGTAAAATTACAGAAATTGTAGCTACAAGAGAACCTCTTACTCCTGAAATAACATACCCTACAAATGTAGCTATGTTTATTGCAATAGGACCGGGAGTAACCTGTGAAATTGAAATCATATTTATTAAATCAATTTTTTCTATCCACCCATTAGTATTAACAATTTCCTGTAATATTAATGGTATCATTGCATAGCCTCCTCCAAAACTGAACAAACCAATTTTGAAAAAGGTAAAAAATAATTTTAAAAAAATCATTTTATCTCCTAGCTATTATACATCTATCAAAATCATTATAATCCTTAAAAATTTCTATATCCATAAAATTATGATTACTAAGTATTTCCTTTATGCTCTCACCTTGATTATATCCTATTTCAAAGGCTATTACACCATTACTCTTTAAATAATCTTTTGATTTTTCAATAATTTCCCTATAAAAATCCAATCCGTCTTTACCACCATAAAGAGCATTTTCCGGTTCGTAACTTAATTTTTCTTCTAATTTATCCATATCTTCCAAATTTATATATGGAGGGTTAGAAACTATTAAATCAAACTTATTTTCTCTACTAACACTAGAAAATAAATCACTTTTTATGAATTTGCAATTTTTTACATTAAATTTTTCTTTATTTCTATTGGCTAAATCAATTGCCTTTTGAGAAATATCTACTCCAATTATTTGGGATTTTTCCATTTCTAAAGCCAGTGTTATAGAAATAATTCCACTTCCAACTCCTATTTCTAGAATATTTCTAAAATCAATATTTAAATCCAATATTTTTTCAACTAAAATTTCCGTTTCAAATCTAGGTATTAAGATACCTTCTTCAGTGAAAAAATCTCTCCCATAAAAATTCCATTGTCCTAAAATATATTGTAAAGGATAATTTCTCTTATATTTTTTATATATTTCATATATTAAATCTTCTTGTTTTTTTTCAAGTTTTTTATTTTTATTTAATACAATATCGATTTTGTTTATATTAAAGTAATGTTTTAATATTATTTCTCCATCAACTTTACTAAACAAATCCAATACATCTTGTATTACCATATATCATCAACTTCATTTTCAGGAATTACCTCTTTTAATGCTACAATTGCAACTTCAATCATATCATCTGTTGGTTCTCTTACCGTTCCAAGTTTTTGAATTAAAAGTCCCGGTGATGATAGTATTTCAGCAATAACGCTGTCGGATCTTCCTAATAATCTATTGATTTCATATGATATTCCTGCAATTAATGGTAATGCTAGAAGTCTTGTTAATAGTCTTACGAAAGGATTTGGCCATCCGAAAAAAGACAGTACTAGTATTGACACAATCATAACTGTAAAAATAAAGCTTGTACCACATCTTCTATGAAGTCTTGAGCATTTTCTAACATTTTCAACAGTTAGCTCATCACCATTTTCATAGCAGTGTATCGATTTATGTTCTGCACCATGGTACATGAAAATTCTTTTCATATCTTCCATTTTTGACACAAGATAAATATAGGCTAAAAATATTAAAATTCTTATAAATCCTTCAATTAAATTCAATAAAATAGTATTTTCAATAAATTTTTTAAAAAATGAAGTTACTATTGTCGGTACAAAAAAGAATATTAAAATAGATAAAGCTAATGATACTACAATAGATAATCCTGTTCCAATAGCTTCGGCTTTATCACCAAATTTTTTTTCTAAAAAACCCGGTTCCTCGTCTTCCTCATCATCATAGAAAGAAGTTGAATACACTATTGCATTTACTCCCATATAAAGTGAATCTATTAAAGAAATTATCCCTCTAATAAAGGGTAATCTGAATATTTTACTCTTACTCGCTATAGGTTTTGTAGTATCTTCCTTAATCTCTAATTCTCCATCAGGTTTTCTTACTACCATACTTGTCTTATTTGGTCCCCGCATTAAAATACCTTCAAATAATGCTTGTCCACCAATTGTGGTTTTTTTCTTTACACCCATTTTATCTCCTAATTTATTTTAAAAAAGCTAGTACTTGCGTACTAGCCCTTTTCAACTATTTTATATTATATTTCTCTTTAAATTTCTCTACTCTACCACCACGTTCAGCAGATCTTTGACGACCTGTATAGAATGGGTGACATTCTGAACAAATCTCTACTTTGATTTCTTCTTTAGTTGATCCAGTTTTAAATGTATTTCCACAAGTAACACAAGTTACTGTTGCTTCATGATACTTTGGATGAATTCCGTCCTTCATTCTTTCACCTCTTTCATGTACTTTCATATATTCAGCCTTACAATTATACCATAGTAATTTTCATTAATCAATACTAAAATTTAACTTTATTAATACTGTTGACAAATTCCTCATTTGTCTTTGTATTCTTCAGCATTTCCATAATCTTGTCGGCTATTTGTTGATTTGTTGAATTAGATAAGGCCCTTCTTATTTTTCTCATAGTTTCTAATTCATTTTCACTTAATAGCAATTCATCTTTTCTAGTACCTGACTTATATATATCTATAGCAGGAAATATTCTTAAATCAGATAAATCTCTATCTAAATGAACTTCCATATTACCTGTACCCTTAAACTCCTCAAAAATAACATCGTCCATTCTAGAGCCGGTGTCTATTAATGCAGTAGCAAGAATTGTTAGACTTCCACCTTCTTCAATATTTCTTGCAGCACCAAAAAATCTCTTCGGATGATTTAATGCAAGAGGGTCTAATCCTCCTGACAAAGTCTTTCCTGAATAGGGACTAGTTACATTATAAGCCCTTGAAAGCCTTGTTAAACTATCCATTAAAATAACAACATCTCTTCCATGTTCAACTAGACGTTTTGCTCTTTCTAATACAATTTCAGCTATTCTAGTATGATTTTGAGGCATTTCGTCAAAAGTTGACGCAACTACCTCTCCTTTTACAGAGCGTTGCATATCTGTAACCTCTTCCGGTCTTTCATCTATTAATAAAACGATTAAAAATATTTCTGGATTATTTTTGACTATTGCATTTGCAATTGATTTTAATAATGTTGTTTTCCCAGTTTTAGGAGGGGCTACTATCATTCCTCTTTGTCCTTTTCCTATTGGACATACTAGGTCAATTATTCTTGTAGATAGATCCTTAGAATTGTTTTCGAGTTTTAATTTTTTATTAGGATAAATTGGAGTTAAATCTTCAAAATTTCTTCTATTTCTTAAATTTTCCGGTCCTTCATAATTTACTGAATTTACATATATTAGTGGAGAAAATTTTTCTTTCTCCTTCTTTTCTCTAGTTAAGCCAACAATAAAGTCACCGGTTTTTAATCTAAACCTTCTAACTTGTACAGGGGGAACATAAATATCCTCATCACCTGAATTATATCCATCTGAACGTAAAAATCCATATCCGTCCGGTAATATATCTAAGATACCTGAAATTTCTTTAGTATTTCCTGTATTTTCTTTTTCTTCATCATTATTTGTAACATTGTTACGATTATTTTCTAAATAACTTTCTTCTTCATCTTTTAAATTCTCTTCTTCATTTATTTTCGCTTGTTTTACAATTTCTTCAATTAGTTCACTTTTTCTATATTTTGATATACCTGGAACTCCCAAAGCTTTTGCTATTACTTTCAAGTCATCAATTTTCTTATCTTTAAGTAACTCTGCGTCCAAATTTTATCTCCTTTACATATTTCTTGTAGAAAGATGGGGTTTATTGTCTAGTTTATGCAAAGCTTCAACAAATCTAATTGTTCCTGTTTGCGCTCTAAGCATAATAGAATATGTTTTTACAGTATTATTAGGATATTGTACCACTCCATTTAAAAATTCACCATCAGTAATACCTGTAGCTGCAAATAAAGCTTCATCACCTTTAACTAAATCCTCTAATTCTAAAATCTTATTTACATCATTTATATTCATATTATAACATCTTTCTATTTCCTCTTCATTTCTAGGTTTGAGTCTTCCTTGAAAAACTCCACCTAATGATTTAATTGCAGCAGCTGAAATTACACCTTCCGGTGCTCCACCTATACCTACAAAAAGATCAACACCAGATGACTTAAAACAAGTTGCTATACTTGTATTTACATCACCTTCTTCAAAAATTCTAATTCTTGACCCAAAATTACGAATTTTTTTAATTAACTCTTCATGTCTTGGCCTATTTTGAACAGAAATAATTATTTCTGAAATGTCCTTATCCTTTGCTTTCGCTAATCTTTTAATATTTTCTTCAATAGATAAATCTAAATGTACTATATCCTTTCCTTCAGGTCCACATGCAATTTTCTCCATATACATATCAGGGGCATGTAATAAACACCCTTTTGGAGCAGCTGCAATAACGGATATAGCATTATTTTGTCCATTAGCAACTAAGGAAGTTCCTTCCACTGGATCAACAGCAATATCTAATTTTGGGGATCCTTCTCTGCCTGAACCTAATTTTTCTCCAATATATAACATAGGAGCATTATCTATTTCTCCTTCTCCTATTACAACAGTACCTTCCATATCCAAATCGTTAAAAACTAAGTGCATAGCATCAACTGCCGCTTGGTCTGCAAGATTAGCATCGCCCTTTCCCATATAATAAAAAGACTTAATAGCTGCAGCTTCTGTTACTCTAACAAGGTTTAAAGGTAGATTTATATCCATATTTCCTCCAATCACGAAAAAAGAGGGCAGTGCCCTCTAGTATTATAAATTTTTCACTGATTCCCAGTCACTTAAAAACTTTTCTATACCTATATCAGTTAGCGGATGTTTTAACATTTGTTCAAATACCTTATATGGTATCGTCGCTACATGAGCACCTACTTTTGCACAGTTTATTAAATGAATAGGATGTCTTACTGAAGCACAAATTATTTCAGTTTCAATATTATAATTAGAAAATATTTCTACAATATCTTCTATTAGTATTAGACCATCGGAGCTAATGTCGTCTAAACGTCCTAAAAATGGACTTACATAAGTTGCACCAGCCTTAGCCGCCATTAACGCTTGTGAAGCAGAAAAAATCAAGGTAATATTTGTTTTTATTCCTTTATCTGTAAGTTTTTTACAAGCCTTAAGACCTTCTTTAGTCATTGGTAATTTTATAACTATATTTTTATGAATAGTAACTAAATCCAAGGCTTCTTTAACCATTCCTTCAGAATCTAAACTAACAACTTCTGCAGAAATAGGACCATCAACAATATCGGTTATTTCTTTAATTACATCTTTAAAAACTCGACCTTCCTTAGCTATTAAAGATGGATTAGTTGTTACACCATCAACAATACCCCAAGAAGCTACCTCTTTAATTTCTTCAACATTTGCAGTATCAATAAAAAACTTCATTATTCCTCCCCTAATTAACTATTCTTCAATATAATTACTTCTAATTCATCTGCTACACTTTCGCAAGAATCTAAGCATTTTTCTAACAAATCATAAATTTTTGACCAAGCCATAATATAAATTGGATCAGTGTTTTTTCTATAAAGTTCATTCATCGTTTCTAAATATAAAACATCTCCCTTTTCTTCAATTGTATTAACTGAAATAATTAGGGGTAGTAATATTTTAGATTTTTTAAAATTATGTAGTTCCTCAAGACATTTATGCATAGTTTCAACACATTCTATAATTAATTCACTGAAGGCTATAGATTTATCGGTAATACTGTCTATATTTAAAATATATAGATTAATAAGTACTTCCTCTAAATTATCAGTAACATTATCTAAATAATGTGTTATTATCATAATATCTTCTCGTTCAATTGGCGGTAAAAACTCCTTTACCAAGTTTTCCATAATTTCATGTTTTATTTCATCGCTTTCATGTTCAATAGCATGAATTTCATCAATTTTAGATTCTAATATAGATTTATCAAAATTTTTTAATTCATTATTTAAATAATAAGCACATTCCTTTGCCTTTTTTGACATTCTGACAAATCCCTCATAATAATTATACACTGACATATTAACTCCTTAAAATAAAATCATAAATATTTTTGCCATAACAAATCCAATAATACCACATCCTGGGAAAGTTAACACCCAAGTCAATACCATTTCTTTTACAACTGACCAGTTTACATTGGACAATCTTTTAGAAGCACCTACTCCCATAATTGCAGTAGTTTTTACATGAGTTGTACTAACAGGTATACCTCCAATTGAAGAAAGTAACAAACATAAGGCT
It encodes:
- a CDS encoding chromate transporter is translated as MIFLKLFFTFFKIGLFSFGGGYAMIPLILQEIVNTNGWIEKIDLINMISISQVTPGPIAINIATFVGYVISGVRGSLVATISVILPSVILVTIMFFFIKKFKGNIYLEWFLKGIRVVVVGLIGAGFLSIFLEGVNNVFAVIVFTVSFYLVAFKKVHPIPVIVVAGILGAVVS
- the prmC gene encoding peptide chain release factor N(5)-glutamine methyltransferase — its product is MVIQDVLDLFSKVDGEIILKHYFNINKIDIVLNKNKKLEKKQEDLIYEIYKKYKRNYPLQYILGQWNFYGRDFFTEEGILIPRFETEILVEKILDLNIDFRNILEIGVGSGIISITLALEMEKSQIIGVDISQKAIDLANRNKEKFNVKNCKFIKSDLFSSVSRENKFDLIVSNPPYINLEDMDKLEEKLSYEPENALYGGKDGLDFYREIIEKSKDYLKSNGVIAFEIGYNQGESIKEILSNHNFMDIEIFKDYNDFDRCIIARR
- a CDS encoding DUF1385 domain-containing protein — encoded protein: MGVKKKTTIGGQALFEGILMRGPNKTSMVVRKPDGELEIKEDTTKPIASKSKIFRLPFIRGIISLIDSLYMGVNAIVYSTSFYDDEEDEEPGFLEKKFGDKAEAIGTGLSIVVSLALSILIFFFVPTIVTSFFKKFIENTILLNLIEGFIRILIFLAYIYLVSKMEDMKRIFMYHGAEHKSIHCYENGDELTVENVRKCSRLHRRCGTSFIFTVMIVSILVLSFFGWPNPFVRLLTRLLALPLIAGISYEINRLLGRSDSVIAEILSSPGLLIQKLGTVREPTDDMIEVAIVALKEVIPENEVDDIW
- the rpmE gene encoding 50S ribosomal protein L31, with translation MKDGIHPKYHEATVTCVTCGNTFKTGSTKEEIKVEICSECHPFYTGRQRSAERGGRVEKFKEKYNIK
- the rho gene encoding transcription termination factor Rho — encoded protein: MDAELLKDKKIDDLKVIAKALGVPGISKYRKSELIEEIVKQAKINEEENLKDEEESYLENNRNNVTNNDEEKENTGNTKEISGILDILPDGYGFLRSDGYNSGDEDIYVPPVQVRRFRLKTGDFIVGLTREKKEKEKFSPLIYVNSVNYEGPENLRNRRNFEDLTPIYPNKKLKLENNSKDLSTRIIDLVCPIGKGQRGMIVAPPKTGKTTLLKSIANAIVKNNPEIFLIVLLIDERPEEVTDMQRSVKGEVVASTFDEMPQNHTRIAEIVLERAKRLVEHGRDVVILMDSLTRLSRAYNVTSPYSGKTLSGGLDPLALNHPKRFFGAARNIEEGGSLTILATALIDTGSRMDDVIFEEFKGTGNMEVHLDRDLSDLRIFPAIDIYKSGTRKDELLLSENELETMRKIRRALSNSTNQQIADKIMEMLKNTKTNEEFVNSINKVKF
- the glpX gene encoding class II fructose-bisphosphatase, which gives rise to MDINLPLNLVRVTEAAAIKSFYYMGKGDANLADQAAVDAMHLVFNDLDMEGTVVIGEGEIDNAPMLYIGEKLGSGREGSPKLDIAVDPVEGTSLVANGQNNAISVIAAAPKGCLLHAPDMYMEKIACGPEGKDIVHLDLSIEENIKRLAKAKDKDISEIIISVQNRPRHEELIKKIRNFGSRIRIFEEGDVNTSIATCFKSSGVDLFVGIGGAPEGVISAAAIKSLGGVFQGRLKPRNEEEIERCYNMNINDVNKILELEDLVKGDEALFAATGITDGEFLNGVVQYPNNTVKTYSIMLRAQTGTIRFVEALHKLDNKPHLSTRNM
- the fsa gene encoding fructose-6-phosphate aldolase, translating into MKFFIDTANVEEIKEVASWGIVDGVTTNPSLIAKEGRVFKDVIKEITDIVDGPISAEVVSLDSEGMVKEALDLVTIHKNIVIKLPMTKEGLKACKKLTDKGIKTNITLIFSASQALMAAKAGATYVSPFLGRLDDISSDGLILIEDIVEIFSNYNIETEIICASVRHPIHLINCAKVGAHVATIPYKVFEQMLKHPLTDIGIEKFLSDWESVKNL
- a CDS encoding DUF47 domain-containing protein, which produces MSVYNYYEGFVRMSKKAKECAYYLNNELKNFDKSILESKIDEIHAIEHESDEIKHEIMENLVKEFLPPIEREDIMIITHYLDNVTDNLEEVLINLYILNIDSITDKSIAFSELIIECVETMHKCLEELHNFKKSKILLPLIISVNTIEEKGDVLYLETMNELYRKNTDPIYIMAWSKIYDLLEKCLDSCESVADELEVIILKNS